The Sandaracinus amylolyticus genomic interval ATCCCCGCAGTGATCGTGCACGGCCGCTACGACGTGGTGTGCCCGGCGCGCAACGCGTGGGACCTGCACCAGCGCTGGCCCGAGGCGGAGCTGAAGATCGTCGAGGACGCGGGTCACTCGGCGTACGAGCCGGGCATCATGCACGAGCTCGTGACGGCGACGGATCGCTTCGCGGGGAAGTGACGATCAAGCGCGGGCCTTGCGCACGACGTGCGCGAGGCCCTGCGCGTTGAGCGCGAGATCGAACGGAAGCAGCTTGCGGTCGTCCTCGTCCGCGACGAGGCCGCGGCGCGCGAGCGCTTGTTCCATCGCGGCCTCGAGCGCGGCGAGGATCGCGGGCTCGAGCGCGCCGTCGTCGAGCGTCGCGCTCTCGCGCATCGCGCGCTCGGAGACGTCGATCCACCAGCGCAGCTGATCCGCGATCTCCTCGATGCGGTCGACCTCGCCGAAGTGCGTCGGGCACACCGTGCGCGTGCCGAGCGCGACGATGCGATCGATGCTCTCGCGCGCTGCGGCGGCGTCGAACTCGGTGGGGCTCGTCGACGGGAACGCGAAGCGACCGGCGCGCTGCAGGTGCGGGTACACGAGGCCGAACGTGTCGCCCGTGTAGACGGTGTCGCGGGCAGGGTCGTGCACGACGAAGTGGTGGTTCGCGTGACCGCGCGTGTGCAGCACGCGCAGCGTGGCAGCGTCGCCCGAGCGGCCGAGCTCGAACGTCGCCCCGTCGTCGAGCGCGCGCACCCGCGGCGCGTCGATGGGCTCGATGGTGCCGTAGAGCTTCGCGAACGTGTCTGCGCCGTAGACCTGCGTCGCGCTCGCGACGAGCTTCGCCGGATCGATCAGGTGCTTCGCGGCGCGCGGGTGCGCGAGCACGGTCGCGTTCGGGCACAGCTTCGCGAGCGCCGACGTGCCGCCCGCGTGATCGAGGTGCACGTGCGTGACCACGATCCAGCGCACCTGCTCCGCAGCGAGCCCCTCACGCGCGAGCGCGTCCATCAGCTTCGGCGCGGCGTGCGCGGTGTTCGTCTCGACGAACGCGGCCTCGTCACCCTGCACGCGCAGGTACGCGCACGCGAGGCCGGGCATGACGTAGTCGCAGTCGACGGTGACGAGGCGCGGATTCATGGCGCGCAACTTACCGCTGCGGGACGATGATCACCACGGATGGAGCCCAGCTCGCGCAACATGGCGATGGGGCGGATCACCGGCCTCCCCGGCGGGCGGGAGCTCGTCGTCGCCATGCACACCACGCTGCCGCCCTCCGAAGAGGAGTGGAACGCGTGGGTCGCGCTGCTCGAGGAGCGCTCACGCGCCGTCGACTGGGACCTCGAGCGCATCGGGAACCTCGCGATCACCGACGGGGGCGCGCCCGACATGACGCAGCGCGCGCCGGTGAACGCGCTGATCGCGCAGGGACGCACGTACCCGAACGTCGCGCTCGTCACGGTGTCGACGGTCGTGCGCACGGTCGCGCGCGCGTTCACGCTGTTCAACCCGCGCTTCGCGGTGTTCGTGCCGGGCCACATCGGCGACGCGCTCGCGTGGCTCGGCGTCGAGCCCGGCAACGAGGGCGCGATCCTCGACGCGCTCGTCGACATCGAGCGCGACACGCTCGGCCCGGGCAGGGTCGCGACGCTCGGCGCGATCCGCCGCGCGCTCCGGTGATCTGAGCGGGAGTGCTCGCCTGCGCCGGGCCCGCACGGAGCGGGCGGAGCACGCGGACGGAAGGGTCCGGAGCGGGCGAGCCGATGTTCGTCAGGCCGGGACGGCCGCGAGCACTTCGGGGCGCGACACGTCGAAGCGCTGCACGCGCGACTTGAGCAGCGCGATGATCTCCTCGTCGCTGCGCGGCTGCTCCGCGAGATCGACGAAGTGCTTCGCGAGCACGTCGTAGCGCTTGAGCATCAGGAAGAACCACACCTGGAAGAAGTCGATCCCCTGGAAGATGATCGCGCCGTTCGCCGCGTACTTCGCGCGGTTCGCGAGCAGCTCGCCGGGGTGCTCGGTCCAGTGGCGGTTCGCCACGAGGTGATGCGAGATGTGGTAGCCGTCGTTGAACGCGCGCTGGTTGTAGCGGACGTTGATGCAGGTGATCGACGACTTGTAGCTGTTGCCCGGATCGTTCTGATCGATGAACGCGTGCTGGCCCCAGTTGCCGCACATCATCAGGAAGCGGCAGAGCAGGAACGGCACGACGAAGATCGTGAGCGTCGGACCGGGCGCGAGCGCGAGCCCGAGCGCGACCA includes:
- a CDS encoding MBL fold metallo-hydrolase — protein: MNPRLVTVDCDYVMPGLACAYLRVQGDEAAFVETNTAHAAPKLMDALAREGLAAEQVRWIVVTHVHLDHAGGTSALAKLCPNATVLAHPRAAKHLIDPAKLVASATQVYGADTFAKLYGTIEPIDAPRVRALDDGATFELGRSGDAATLRVLHTRGHANHHFVVHDPARDTVYTGDTFGLVYPHLQRAGRFAFPSTSPTEFDAAAARESIDRIVALGTRTVCPTHFGEVDRIEEIADQLRWWIDVSERAMRESATLDDGALEPAILAALEAAMEQALARRGLVADEDDRKLLPFDLALNAQGLAHVVRKARA